One genomic segment of Nitrospira sp. SG-bin1 includes these proteins:
- a CDS encoding glycosyl transferase gives MVRDHFDTCAARREDWEQRARAYHDDQARYFKFLVPEGLHVLEIGSGLGSLLAALRPARGVGIDLSPETVKKAARRYPALEFRVDDVETLEIAETFDVIILADVVGHLVDVEAAFRRLHQACTPQTRIIVSYYNYLWEPILRLCEMLGWKMPQPEQSWLSPEDIANLLHLADFEVVKKERRLLLPKDIPLLSSFCNKVLAYLPGVRTLCLCHYVVARPRLRRPDRPYSTTIVIPCRNERGNIDAALKRIPRFGSRQQIIFVDGHSCDGTPEEIRRMMTHYPGKDIKLLVQDGKGKGDAVRKGFAHATGDVLMILDADLTMPPEDLPKFYDAIAGGKGEFINGCRLIYPMEAQAMRLLNLIGNRFFSLAFSWLLNQRIKDTLCGTKVLFRRDYERLAANRDYFGDFDPFGDFDLLFGASRLNLHIVDVPIRYQARTYGSTNIQRFAHGWLLLKMTAHGFFRLKAV, from the coding sequence ATCGTCCGCGATCACTTTGATACGTGCGCTGCCCGGCGGGAAGACTGGGAGCAGAGGGCCAGGGCCTACCACGATGATCAAGCGCGCTATTTCAAATTCCTCGTCCCAGAAGGTTTGCACGTGCTGGAGATTGGTTCAGGCTTGGGTTCTCTGCTCGCCGCGCTCCGACCTGCGCGTGGTGTCGGCATAGACCTGAGTCCGGAGACAGTCAAGAAGGCGGCTCGGCGCTATCCTGCGTTAGAGTTCAGGGTCGACGACGTGGAGACGTTGGAGATCGCCGAAACCTTCGACGTCATCATTCTCGCCGATGTAGTGGGCCACTTGGTGGATGTGGAAGCTGCCTTCAGACGCCTGCACCAAGCCTGTACGCCGCAGACAAGAATCATCGTCTCCTATTACAACTATCTGTGGGAGCCCATTCTTCGGCTGTGCGAAATGCTTGGTTGGAAAATGCCTCAGCCGGAGCAAAGTTGGCTCTCGCCGGAAGACATCGCGAATCTTTTGCACTTGGCGGACTTTGAGGTGGTCAAGAAAGAACGGCGATTGCTGTTGCCAAAAGACATTCCACTGCTCTCTTCGTTTTGCAATAAGGTTCTCGCGTATCTGCCGGGTGTTCGTACACTTTGTCTGTGTCACTATGTCGTGGCGCGACCGCGTCTCCGACGACCGGACCGTCCGTACTCCACGACAATCGTCATCCCGTGCCGCAATGAACGGGGTAACATCGACGCGGCGCTCAAACGGATCCCACGGTTCGGCAGCCGCCAACAGATCATCTTTGTGGACGGGCATTCATGCGACGGGACGCCGGAAGAGATTCGACGCATGATGACTCATTATCCGGGCAAGGATATCAAGCTCCTGGTGCAAGACGGCAAGGGGAAAGGTGACGCAGTGCGCAAAGGCTTTGCACACGCCACCGGTGATGTGCTCATGATCCTGGACGCGGACTTGACGATGCCACCCGAAGATCTTCCGAAATTCTACGATGCGATCGCCGGCGGAAAAGGAGAATTCATCAACGGCTGCCGTCTGATCTATCCCATGGAAGCTCAGGCCATGCGCCTGCTCAATCTAATCGGAAACAGGTTTTTCAGTCTGGCGTTCTCATGGCTCTTGAATCAGCGGATTAAAGATACGCTGTGCGGCACCAAGGTCCTGTTCCGACGTGATTACGAACGGCTGGCGGCGAATCGGGATTATTTTGGAGACTTCGATCCGTTCGGGGATTTTGATCTGTTGTTCGGGGCCTCGAGGCTCAACCTTCACATTGTGGATGTTCCGATTCGGTACCAAGCCCGAACCTATGGGAGCACCAATATTCAGCGGTTCGCGCACGGATGGTTATTGCTGAAGATGACGGCCCATGGATTCTTCCGGCTGAAGGCCGTGTGA
- a CDS encoding tyrosine--tRNA ligase (catalyzes the formation of tyrosyl-tRNA(Tyr) from tyrosine and tRNA(Tyr)) codes for MKDVTEQLDLILRGAVEVIQQTELEAKLKRSLTEMRPLRVKAGFDPTAPDLHLGHTVLIHKLKHFQDLGHQVIFLIGDFTGMIGDPTGVSETRRALTKEQVQENAKTYQRQIFKILDPNKTTIEFNSRWMGPMTADGLIQLAAHYRVARMMERDDFHKRYQEQKPISVHEFLYPLVQGYDSVALKADVELGGTDQKFNLLVGRELQRDYGQESQVVITMPLLEGTDGVKKMSKSVGNYIALEDKAGEMFGKIMSISDVLMYRYYELLTTENLDRIKALHPMEAKQRLAELIVTRYHGAEAGRQARGEFQQKFQAKEFPDEPDKCVDLISEDMSEEDVVHGSCIKLAKLIAKTGMVASSSEARRLIIQGGIEVDGIKETNPDKLIPFEFNQQRRLKIGKKKFAIAELKQ; via the coding sequence ATGAAGGACGTGACGGAACAGTTGGACTTGATTCTGCGAGGCGCCGTGGAGGTGATTCAACAAACCGAACTCGAGGCTAAACTCAAGCGCTCGCTCACAGAAATGCGCCCCTTGCGCGTTAAAGCAGGTTTTGACCCAACGGCACCCGATCTTCACCTTGGGCACACCGTCCTGATTCATAAGCTGAAACATTTCCAAGATCTCGGACATCAAGTTATTTTTCTCATCGGCGATTTTACCGGAATGATTGGGGATCCGACCGGTGTGTCGGAAACGAGAAGGGCATTGACCAAGGAACAAGTCCAGGAGAATGCCAAGACCTACCAACGTCAGATCTTTAAGATTCTCGACCCGAATAAGACGACGATTGAATTCAACAGCAGATGGATGGGACCGATGACGGCCGATGGATTGATTCAGTTGGCCGCCCATTATCGAGTCGCTCGCATGATGGAGCGCGACGATTTCCATAAACGGTACCAGGAACAGAAACCGATCAGTGTTCACGAATTCCTCTATCCGCTCGTCCAGGGCTATGATTCCGTGGCGTTGAAGGCGGATGTGGAGCTAGGTGGGACGGATCAAAAGTTTAATCTCTTGGTGGGACGCGAGTTACAAAGGGACTACGGCCAAGAGTCGCAAGTCGTGATCACCATGCCGTTGCTCGAAGGGACGGACGGCGTGAAGAAGATGAGCAAGAGTGTCGGCAATTATATCGCCTTGGAAGATAAGGCAGGGGAGATGTTCGGCAAAATCATGTCGATCAGCGATGTGTTGATGTACCGGTACTATGAGCTCCTGACGACAGAAAACTTGGATCGCATTAAAGCGCTCCATCCCATGGAAGCCAAGCAGAGGCTCGCTGAGCTGATCGTCACGCGATATCATGGAGCTGAGGCCGGCCGGCAGGCGAGAGGGGAGTTTCAGCAGAAATTTCAAGCCAAGGAATTTCCGGATGAGCCAGACAAATGCGTCGATCTCATATCGGAGGATATGTCAGAGGAAGACGTTGTTCATGGTAGCTGCATCAAGCTTGCCAAATTGATTGCGAAGACCGGCATGGTTGCGAGCAGCAGTGAGGCGAGGCGTTTGATCATTCAAGGCGGAATCGAAGTCGATGGCATAAAAGAAACAAATCCCGATAAACTTATTCCTTTTGAATTCAACCAACAGCGCCGCCTCAAGATCGGGAAAAAGAAGTTTGCCATTGCGGAGCTCAAGCAATGA
- a CDS encoding methyltransferase yields MSEDVLHRHRAVWQRKPVLRRLYEDWYREIVTWLVSGRTVELGGGTGNLKAHVPEVYCSDVVILPWLNVVADAQRLPFRSETLANLVLFDSLHHIENVSLFFDEALRTLRVGGRIIIMDPYLSWVSWPVYRWLHPEPMVCTEDPLVLKPPQTDRRPLDANQAVATILFERNHSRFRSHYPRLSIQYIKRLACIAYPLSGGFDHPSFLPEWLVAPILRLERTLERVGWLLAFRMLVVIERQS; encoded by the coding sequence ATGTCCGAAGACGTTCTGCATCGACATCGGGCCGTGTGGCAAAGGAAGCCTGTTCTCCGACGGCTGTATGAAGACTGGTATAGAGAGATCGTCACGTGGTTGGTGTCGGGGCGTACGGTCGAACTCGGAGGAGGCACAGGCAATCTCAAAGCCCACGTGCCGGAAGTCTATTGTAGCGATGTGGTAATCCTGCCGTGGTTGAACGTGGTCGCAGATGCCCAGCGACTCCCGTTTCGGTCCGAGACGCTGGCCAATCTAGTCCTGTTCGACTCATTGCATCACATTGAGAATGTCTCCCTCTTTTTCGATGAAGCACTGAGGACACTCCGCGTCGGGGGGAGGATCATCATCATGGATCCCTACCTCTCATGGGTCTCGTGGCCCGTCTATCGATGGCTGCACCCGGAACCGATGGTTTGTACAGAAGACCCTCTTGTTCTCAAACCTCCGCAGACTGACCGCCGTCCGCTTGACGCCAATCAAGCCGTTGCGACAATCTTATTCGAACGGAATCACTCGCGTTTCAGGTCACACTACCCGAGGCTCTCGATCCAATACATCAAGAGATTGGCCTGTATCGCATACCCACTGAGCGGTGGGTTCGATCATCCGTCGTTCTTGCCGGAATGGTTGGTCGCTCCGATTCTCCGATTGGAGCGGACATTGGAACGAGTGGGTTGGCTTCTCGCCTTTCGGATGCTCGTGGTGATCGAGCGTCAATCGTAA
- a CDS encoding nucleoside-diphosphate kinase (catalyzes the formation of nucleoside triphosphate from ATP and nucleoside diphosphate) — translation MSERTLAIIKPDAVKKNVVGDIIRRYEQAGLKPVAIKMIHMSQSVAEGFYAVHKARPFFGSLCTFMSSGPTVVLVLEGENAIKKNRELMGATDPAKADAGTIRKAHGTNIEFNAVHGSDSPETAQFEVGYFFPGMEIFH, via the coding sequence ATGAGCGAGCGAACATTGGCCATCATCAAGCCGGATGCAGTCAAGAAAAATGTTGTCGGAGACATCATTCGTCGGTACGAACAAGCGGGATTAAAGCCGGTCGCCATCAAGATGATTCACATGTCCCAATCGGTAGCGGAAGGGTTTTATGCGGTACATAAAGCGCGTCCTTTTTTTGGAAGCCTCTGCACCTTCATGTCTTCCGGTCCGACGGTCGTCCTCGTATTGGAAGGTGAGAATGCCATCAAGAAGAATCGTGAGCTGATGGGTGCGACCGACCCTGCGAAGGCCGATGCCGGGACTATCCGGAAAGCGCACGGAACGAATATCGAATTCAATGCGGTGCATGGTTCCGACTCACCGGAGACTGCGCAATTCGAAGTTGGATATTTCTTTCCCGGCATGGAGATTTTTCACTGA
- a CDS encoding dihydrolipoamide dehydrogenase — MASPVHIAILGAGPGGYVAAIRAAQLGARVTVVEREKLGGVCLNWGCIPSKALLSVVELGDKVNKAGDLGLVLQGTVAYDLARMVSRKDRVVATLVKGIATLFKEWGIEHVTGQGTLKNERTIAVTRPDGSRLDIQADALVIATGSSWPNLPQFPIDGRQILTSQQTLALTQVPASLLIIGGGVEGCEFASLYSGLGTQVTVVELQSRVLPLEDEDISSAMERELKKRRVAIFTGTAVERLERSSDVVVVHCKDGRSVSAETLLVSVGRGLNSRGIGLEEVGVQVGPRGEILVDDRMETNQSGIYAIGDVTGKAMLAHVASTQGQVAVENILGHRRIINYDVIPAGIFTLPEVGRVGWTEQQAREQAELSGKDPDQSVKVGRFRYVGLGKAQATGDTVGFFKVIAESATDKILGVHILGAHAADLIHEAALAMQVGGTVTQVAHMIHAHPTLAEGMMEAMEDVAGAAIHHIQKSGTR; from the coding sequence ATGGCATCTCCCGTCCACATCGCTATTCTCGGAGCCGGCCCCGGCGGGTATGTCGCCGCAATTCGAGCGGCCCAACTCGGCGCGCGAGTCACGGTCGTTGAACGCGAGAAACTAGGCGGGGTCTGTCTCAACTGGGGCTGTATCCCGAGCAAAGCGCTCCTCTCCGTCGTCGAGCTTGGTGACAAAGTGAACAAGGCCGGGGACCTCGGCCTGGTTCTCCAAGGAACCGTCGCCTATGACCTTGCCCGCATGGTCTCACGAAAAGACAGGGTGGTGGCTACGCTCGTCAAAGGCATTGCTACGTTGTTTAAAGAATGGGGTATCGAGCATGTCACGGGGCAAGGGACGCTGAAGAATGAGCGCACCATCGCGGTGACAAGGCCCGACGGCAGCCGGCTGGACATCCAAGCCGACGCGCTCGTGATCGCAACGGGATCCTCTTGGCCCAACCTTCCACAATTCCCGATAGACGGACGACAGATTTTGACGAGCCAGCAAACCCTGGCTCTCACACAGGTTCCCGCGAGTCTCCTCATCATCGGTGGCGGCGTCGAGGGCTGCGAATTCGCATCGTTATACAGCGGGCTTGGGACACAGGTGACGGTGGTCGAATTGCAGTCCCGCGTCTTGCCGCTGGAGGATGAAGACATTTCGTCGGCGATGGAGCGGGAGCTCAAGAAACGCCGCGTCGCAATATTCACCGGAACGGCGGTCGAGCGGCTCGAGCGGTCATCGGACGTAGTTGTGGTCCATTGTAAAGACGGGAGGTCCGTCTCGGCCGAGACGCTGTTGGTTTCGGTCGGACGGGGACTAAACTCACGAGGCATTGGGCTGGAGGAGGTCGGGGTCCAAGTCGGACCGCGTGGCGAAATTCTCGTTGACGATCGGATGGAGACCAATCAATCGGGCATTTACGCCATCGGCGATGTGACCGGCAAGGCCATGTTGGCACATGTGGCTTCGACACAGGGACAGGTGGCCGTAGAAAACATTTTGGGACACCGGAGAATCATCAATTATGATGTCATCCCCGCCGGGATTTTCACCTTACCGGAAGTCGGACGAGTGGGGTGGACCGAACAACAGGCGAGGGAACAGGCCGAGCTGAGCGGCAAGGATCCCGACCAAAGCGTGAAAGTCGGCCGGTTCCGCTACGTGGGACTCGGCAAGGCTCAAGCGACCGGCGACACCGTGGGGTTTTTTAAGGTGATAGCAGAGTCGGCCACCGACAAGATCCTTGGCGTGCATATCCTTGGAGCCCATGCCGCCGATCTTATTCACGAAGCGGCCCTGGCGATGCAAGTCGGCGGAACGGTTACCCAGGTTGCACATATGATCCACGCCCATCCCACCCTTGCAGAAGGTATGATGGAGGCGATGGAAGATGTCGCAGGCGCCGCCATTCATCACATTCAGAAGAGCGGCACCAGATGA
- a CDS encoding transglycosylase: MRLTISGLLLFVVLLGINWVYHTFYKPTELFFPVENALMKSPWETWREYGELFEAHSTAIITSDLLAALAQAEGSGNPVARTYWRWRFVSSNPLDWYQPASTAVGMFQITDGTFQDGKRYCIHNHVVVEEGPWHNFNSCWFNSFYTRVIPGHAIEMTAALLDRYVAKAVGDRPATFPQKQDLAAVIHLCGAGAGRDYVKRNFRLLPHQRCGDQDVRTYLLKIQAFKQQFSSLKQH, from the coding sequence ATGCGGTTGACCATCAGCGGTCTCCTGCTCTTCGTGGTCTTGTTGGGTATCAATTGGGTCTATCACACGTTTTACAAACCGACGGAATTGTTCTTTCCGGTAGAGAATGCCCTCATGAAGAGTCCCTGGGAGACGTGGCGGGAATACGGTGAACTGTTTGAAGCTCATTCGACAGCCATTATTACCTCCGACTTGCTCGCTGCCTTGGCTCAAGCCGAGGGATCCGGCAATCCTGTGGCTCGAACCTACTGGCGGTGGCGGTTCGTCTCATCGAATCCTCTTGATTGGTACCAACCGGCCTCGACGGCGGTCGGTATGTTTCAAATCACCGATGGCACGTTTCAAGACGGGAAACGCTATTGTATCCACAACCATGTCGTTGTCGAAGAGGGACCGTGGCACAATTTCAACTCCTGTTGGTTCAACAGTTTCTACACCAGAGTTATTCCTGGTCATGCCATCGAGATGACGGCCGCGTTGCTCGACCGTTATGTCGCGAAAGCGGTCGGAGACCGCCCGGCGACGTTCCCGCAGAAGCAGGACTTGGCCGCCGTCATCCATCTCTGCGGAGCCGGAGCGGGCCGTGATTACGTGAAGCGGAACTTTCGTCTCCTGCCACACCAACGCTGCGGCGATCAGGACGTGCGAACATATCTGCTCAAGATCCAGGCATTTAAACAGCAGTTCTCCTCTCTCAAACAACATTGA
- a CDS encoding glycine cleavage system protein H: MIPSDLRYHKEHEWVRLDGKRATVGISDFAQDALGDIVFLDLPKVGASVKVGQQIGEVESTKTTSTIYTPVSGTVSQINTDLKDHPEAVNSDPYGKGWIAVIELADPGEVDQLMTAAQYEAFLASQKKG, translated from the coding sequence ATGATTCCATCCGATTTGCGGTATCACAAAGAGCATGAGTGGGTTCGACTCGATGGGAAACGGGCGACTGTGGGCATCAGCGACTTTGCCCAGGATGCGTTGGGCGACATCGTGTTTCTGGATCTGCCCAAAGTGGGCGCCTCGGTCAAGGTCGGCCAACAGATCGGTGAAGTCGAATCGACGAAAACGACGTCCACGATTTACACACCGGTGAGCGGAACGGTGAGCCAGATTAATACCGATTTGAAGGATCATCCTGAAGCGGTGAACTCGGACCCTTATGGCAAAGGATGGATCGCCGTGATCGAGCTGGCCGATCCCGGTGAAGTCGATCAACTGATGACGGCCGCACAGTACGAAGCCTTCCTCGCCAGCCAAAAGAAAGGTTGA